The Acidobacteriota bacterium sequence CTTGCCGTTGTTTGTCACTTTCAAGAAAGATGACGGAAGTTGGACAAATGCTGTATCTCTCGGCGGAACCATCAGCCCGGGACGCGCCTGGCAACCGTTTATTACAGCCGATGACAAGTTCATTTTCTACCAGCAGGGCACGAGCTACTACTGGCTCAGTACGGCGTTGATTGAAGATATCAGGGAGGCCATGATAGGTCCGGACCACCTTGAGGTGGCGGCCCCCGTCCCCGTGTTGCGCAAGAGTGAGCAGATATTTGAACATGCTGCCACCAACGACATCGCGCTGGGTGATCTTGATGGTGACGGCGATCTGGATGCGGTCTTTTCGAACATGGGTTTCAACGACTCGCGTGTTTATCTCAACGACGGTCACGGATATTTCACGGCCACGGATCAACTGCTGACCCGGCAGGGGCATGGAGTCGATCTGGGTGACCTTGATGATGACGGAGATCTGGACATCTTTATTACCTGTGCCGGATACGGAGTGAACAATATCGAATATGATCGTCCCAGCAGGATATATCTCAACGACGGTAGGGCCAACTTCACTGTCTCCCCACAGGACCTTGGAGACTCACTGCTGAGCGGCAATAACGTTCAGCTTTTCGATATTGACATTGATGGCGACCTTGATGCCATGATTGTATACTATCAGGAAGACAATGGTATTTATCTGAACAATGGGCAGGGAAGGTTCACCCGGTCGGAGATGACCTTTCCAACCGGCGCTAACTGGGCTGATCTCGACGGTGACGGTGACGTTGATATTCTCGATCGGGAGGCAGGCGTCGGCTTCAAGACGCTCCTGAACGACGGCACCGGCCATTTGATCGAACACTGGTCCAAAAGCGACAGCGGCCTGAATCGCGGTGGGGTCGGTTTTGGCGATATGGATGAAGACGGTGACCTTGACGCCGTAGTGGCATTTATGGATCAGTCGGAACACCGCTGTTCGAGTTTGTGGTACAATGACGGGACCGGACGATTCAAGGAGTCCGATGTCAGACTTCCGCTAACCCGCAATGCCAGACTGGCGACGGGGGATCTTAACGGTGATGGTCACCCGGATGTGTTTCTTAACAACCTCGGTCTTCCCAGCGCGGTATGGCTTAACGACGGGAAAGGCGGTTTATTCGATTCAGGTATCAGACTGCCCGGCGAATGGAAGAATACATACTGTTGCCTGGGTGATCTAGACGGTGACGGCGATCTCGATGTGTTTATCGCTGCTTTCCTGGGCGGACCTAACGAGATATGGTTCAACGAGCAGTGAACGGCCGGACGGCGCGATCAAGGGGTGGGCCGGTTTCTCACACTTATAGAGGACCGGTCCTGGTTCCAGTTGTCCAATTGTCTTCCCGCACGTGTCATCTTTCATGGAGTAGCGCATCTTGGCCCGACATTCGAACTCTGCAAGAGTGGGGGGGAGTGAGGTCGAGGCCGCTTTCTGCGTACCTGCTCGTTGACCCCGCGCGATGGCGGGATCATTTTGTGTCAAATAGTCCAGTTATGATATTTGGGGACAGATACTGATCAAGGGGACCCCAGGGCGCGCTGTGGGCCACCCGGCCGAAACTCGTCTCGCAGAGCCCGCCATAGACTTTGAAAGCCCCGGTTTCTATCGGGGTTTATTGGTGGGTGAAAGACAGACACATTGATTACATCAGGACCGTGTCCGTTAACTCATCTTTATTGCCCGAAGATGAATCACCCCGCAACTACATCCGCTTGAAGATCAGCGGCCTGAAATTCGTGTCTTCATCCGAAATGCCAAAGGTGACAACCAGACCCTGCTCATTCCTTGAAAAGCGGACTATCCCGATGTCGCCTACAAATTCATCCTTGTCTGTCAGCTGCAATGGTCGGTCGCTGTATCGATGATGCCGAATCACAAGTTTGTCGTCATCAACAATTACGTTGTAGGCTATACCGAGGGCGTCGGAATAATACGTGCCGGCATAGTCGGCTGCCAGCTGCTCCGAGGTCACCATCGGTGCATCGATGCGGGACGCCCACATGATATTCCCTGATTTTTTGAGATCGAGCATTAGACGCGCAGCTTTCCTGCCACCATCACGATGTATACTAATACTCACGTTGCGGAGATTATTCACGAACTGTGAGTCGGAAATAGGGCGAAAGAAATCTGAGGCATAGCCATCGAAGATACCATAAAAGCCGCGCCCCAGACGACTCAACAAGAGCTTTCCCATATTCCCATCAATAAGGTAAGCGCCTTCGAGACCTTCCATATTGGCCGAATCAAGACTAATAAACGGTTCTGGTTCGGCGGCCTGCACCGCCTCTTGTTGCTTTTCTTCCTTGCCATAGAAAAGGTCCAGAATCCGATAAGCCAGTCGTTCCGCTCTAATGCCGCGGTTGTTGGCCAGTATGGCCATGCCGAGTTCGTCCTCCGGCACGTATATTACCATAGTGTTGAAACTGCCGGTTTGGCCGGAGTGAGATATGATCTGTCTGTCGTTGCGTTCGAGAATACCCAGGCCATAGCCATAGGAACTCTCACTGCCATCAGTCAGCGTACTTTTCCGGCACATTCTTTCGATCAGGCTGTCTCCTCCCACGGTACGTTGCCGAAAATTGTCAAGCCATAAGGTCATGTCGTCAATCGTGGAATAGAGATAGCTGGGGCCGACAACATCGCTGTTTCTAGGATCTTCGTAGTAAATGCCGTCGGTTTTGTAGTAGCAGTCGGCTCCGTTGGGAATAACCCGAAAACAGTCGTCCTGAAACAAAGTGTGTTCCATTCCAAGAGGTTTGAAAATGTGATCTGCCGTCCACGACGCCAGGGATTCCCCGGTCACCCGCGCTACCAATTCTCCCAGAAGGGCGTAGTTGGTGTTGCAGTATACCCACTGACTGCCGGGAGCAAACAGCAACTGATCCTGGCCTTTCAGCAGAGCAAGGACTTCTTCAATGGAGGTGTAATCAGCGGGTTTATGGCCTCCATAATACCGGAACATCTTGCTGTATTCCCAGAGACCGCTGGTGTGATTCAAGAGATTACGGAGAGTTACAGTAGCATCATATTCAGGGAGCTCAGGGAAGTATTTGTGAATATCGTCGTCAAGGTGCAGCTTCCCCTCCTGCTCCAGGAGCAACACTGCCAGGGACGTGAACTGTTTAGTAACAGAGGCCAGATTGAAGACGGTCTCGTTGGTTATAGACACCTTGTGTTCGAGATTGGCCAATCCGAAACATCGACAGTAAATCACATTACCGTGTTCGATAACAGCAGCCGCGGCACCCGGCGCATCGGCTGCTGTCTCAGCAGTAAAGATGCTATCAACACGTGCCGAGAATTCCTCATAACTGTTGTTCAGCCCAAAGGATGGGGTTGCTGTTATCAAGATAAGTACAACGAGAGCCAGAATACGCTTGCATGTGTGGGGAACGCGCATAATTACACCTCCTCAAGCCTCATTACAAAACGTCGCATATCCACTTCATACGGTGAGCTTATGTAATATGTTGCGCCGTTCCCATTAAGATGCCGCGTGTGTTTTTCCTTGTCCGCATCTAATTATATTCTAGCGACTTGCGTTGATTGGAGTGGCGGGCAGCCTGTGGGCTTGCCCCGGGTTTCCAGGAGCAACCCTTTTCGGCGAGTCTCTGGAAATCGGAAGCAATTGCGGGGATTGTGGGAAGCTACTGGCAACCCAGCGCGAGCGCTTGGCCACCCGGCCTTGGCCTGAGGGTAAGATCGACCTTTGCGGGCTTCCGTGGTGATTGTGTATTTGCACGAAGATCTTCCTGACAAGTAGCTGGGTGGTAATTTCTTCAGACTTTAGTCCAGACCTTCGGACGAATTC is a genomic window containing:
- a CDS encoding serine hydrolase domain-containing protein encodes the protein MRVPHTCKRILALVVLILITATPSFGLNNSYEEFSARVDSIFTAETAADAPGAAAAVIEHGNVIYCRCFGLANLEHKVSITNETVFNLASVTKQFTSLAVLLLEQEGKLHLDDDIHKYFPELPEYDATVTLRNLLNHTSGLWEYSKMFRYYGGHKPADYTSIEEVLALLKGQDQLLFAPGSQWVYCNTNYALLGELVARVTGESLASWTADHIFKPLGMEHTLFQDDCFRVIPNGADCYYKTDGIYYEDPRNSDVVGPSYLYSTIDDMTLWLDNFRQRTVGGDSLIERMCRKSTLTDGSESSYGYGLGILERNDRQIISHSGQTGSFNTMVIYVPEDELGMAILANNRGIRAERLAYRILDLFYGKEEKQQEAVQAAEPEPFISLDSANMEGLEGAYLIDGNMGKLLLSRLGRGFYGIFDGYASDFFRPISDSQFVNNLRNVSISIHRDGGRKAARLMLDLKKSGNIMWASRIDAPMVTSEQLAADYAGTYYSDALGIAYNVIVDDDKLVIRHHRYSDRPLQLTDKDEFVGDIGIVRFSRNEQGLVVTFGISDEDTNFRPLIFKRM